DNA from Krasilnikovia cinnamomea:
ACCGCACGGCCGTGGCCACCAGGTTGGCCACCACGAGGACGGCCACCTCGACCGCCCGCGACGCCCCGCCGGTCACCGAGTCCAGCACCGCCAGGGCGCCGCTGGTCAGCCCCAGCCCAACCGCGAAGACCAGCAGCCCCTGCGCCTGGTGCCGCCACGCCCGCCGGGTGCCGCGCACCCCGAACGTCAGCCGCCGGTTCGCCGCCGTGTTGGCCACCGCCGTCACCAGCAGCGCGACGAGGTTCGCGGCCTGCGGCCCGACCCCCACCCGCAGCAGCGCGTACAGCACCAGGTACGCGCACGTACTGGCGACGCCGACCGCGGCGAAGCGCAGCAGTTGGCCCGCCAGTCCCGCCGGGACACCCGCGACCGGCAGCGGATTGCGGCCCAGCTGTTCGCGCAGTGTGGCCACCGGCAGCCGCCCCGACGCCAGCCCGCGACCCAGCCGGACGATGCCCGTGAGGTCGGCGATCGCGGTGGCCACGATGTCCACCCGGCTGTCCGGATCGTCCACCCAGTCCACCGGCACCTCATGGATGCGCAGCCCCGAACGCTCGGCCAGCACCAGCATCTCCGTGTCGAAGAACCAGCCGGTGTCCTCGACCAGCGGCAGCAGCCGCTCGGCGACGTCCGCGCGGATAGCCTTGAAACCGCACTGGGCGTCGGAGAACCGGGCCGCCAGGGTGCCGCGCAGCAACAGGTTGTAGCCGCGGGAGATGAACTCGCGCTTGGCGCCGCGCACCACGCGGGAACCCCGGGACAGCCGGGAGCCGATGGCCAGGTCCGAGTGGCCCGAGATCAGCGGCGCGACCAGCGGCAGCAGCGCGGCCAGGTCGGTGGACAGGTCCACGTCCATGTACGCCAGCACCGCGGCGTCCGACCGGGTCCACACGTGCTTCAACGCCCGCCCGCGGCCCTTCTCGGCCAGCCGTACGGCGACGATGTCCGGCAACTCGGCGGCCAGGCGGGCGGCCACCTCCGCGGTGGTGTCGGTGCTGGCGTTGTCCGCGATCGTGATCCGGAACCGGTACGGGAACTGGTCGGCGAGGTGCGCGTGCAGGCGGCGTACGCACGGCTCCAGGTCGATCTCCTCGTTGTAGACGGGGACGACCACGTCGAGTACGGGTGTGGTCAGCGGCGTGGAGGTGGCCGCGGCGGAGGGAAGCGTCGAAAGGCTCATGCCTGAACGGTCGACCCCGGTGCTTTGCCCCGAGTGTGCCGATGCTGTGCCCGCCCTGTGAGTGCCTCGCACCCGCCGGTCGGTGTTTTGGTTGTGCTGGTCGGTTACCGCCTGCGCACCGTCCACATCGGTCGTGGACACGCCGCGCAGGCGGCTCCCGGCGAGGGGAGCCGCCTGCGGGCGGGTGTGGTGTTCGGTCACCGCGTCGTGGTGGGCGCGGTGAGGTCGTACACGGTGGTGTTGCCCACGGTTCGGGCGGTGAAGTTGGCGGCCACCCACTCGGCGATCTGGAAGCTTGCGCGGCTGCCGCCGTTCTGCCCGCCGCCGGGCCCAGCGCCCGGCATCCCGGCCGGGGCGCCACCCTGGCTGCCGGTCGTGGTGCTGCCGGTCGTGGTGCCGCCGGTTGTGGTGCCGGGGGGTGCGGTGCCGGGGGGTGCGGCGAAGCCGAGGCCGCCGAAGCCGCCGCCACCGATGAAGTAGTGGATCTTTCCCTCGCGGACGTACTGCTGGAACTGGGCCAGGGTGGGTGAGGGGTCGCTGCCGTTGAAGCCGCCGACCGGCATGACCGGCTTTCCGGTCGCGAGCTGGTAGCCCGAGGCGCTCTGCGAGCCGACGGCCGCGGCCACCCAGGTGTAGGAGTCCGCGTCGGCTTCCAGTAGCGCCTTCATCTCGGCACTGACGGTCGCCGCGTCGAGGAGGCCGCCACCGCGCATCCCGCCACCGGGGAACCCGCCGGTGTTTCCGCCCTGCTGGCCCGTCGCGCCAGGCGTGGACCCTGTTCCGTTGGGCATTCCGCCCGGGAACCCACCCGGCCCACCGGGGAATCCACCCGGCCCACCGGGGAAGCCCGGGAACCCACCGGTCGCGCCGGAAGCGTTCCCACCTGGTGCGGTGCTGCCGGGTGCGGTGCTGCCGGGTGCGGTGCTGCCGGGTGCGGTGCTGCCGGGTGCGGTGCCGCCGGGTGCGGTGCCGCCTGGTGCGGTGCCGCCGGGGAAGGTCCGGCCAGCCCGGCGCCCGTCGCCCCCCGGTCCACCGAAGCCGCCACCGGCTACCGCCGGTCCGGCCGACGGGATCGACCCGGTGTGCGCCTGCCCGGCGGTCTGCACTGCGTACGCAGCGGGCCCGGCCAGGACCGCGGCCAGCGCCAATCCCGCGCTGAGTGCCGCCGCCCGCGGACCCAGGCGCAGCGAAGCGCCAAGGACCAGGACCGCCGCCGCCAGGCCGCCGACCAGCACCACGGGACGCAACCAGGGCAGGAAGTCCGCGCTGCGACCCAGCAGCACGTACGACCACCAGGTGGTCACCGCGATCGCCGCCGACAGTGTCAACGCGGCCAGCCAGTGCCGCCGGACCCGCCACAGCAGCACCGAACCCATGCCCACGACCGCACCGACGGCCGGAGCCAGCGCGACCGTGTAGTACGCGTGGAAGATGCCCTGCATGAGGCTGAAAACCAGGCCCGTGCCGAGCAGCCAGCCACCCCACAGGATCAGCCCGGCGCGGCGCCGGTCCGTACGGCCCGCGCGGGCCGTCAGCACCAGCCCGGCGACGAGCACGATCAGCGCCGCCGGCAGCAGCCAGGAGATCTGCCCGCCCTGCTCGGCGTCGAACATGCGCAGCAGCCCGGTCTGCCCCCAGCCACCGCCGCCCGGCCGGCCGCCACCGCCGACACTGCCGGTCTCGTTGCCGCTCAACCGGCCCAACCCGTTGTAGCCCAGGGTCAGTTCGAGCAGGCTGTTGTTCTGCGACCCGCCGATGTAGGGACGCATCGAGGCGGGCACCAGCTCCACGATGGCGATGTACCAGCCCGCCGACACGACCACGGCGAGCCCGGCCAGCAGCAGCTGCCAGATCCGCTTGCCCAGCTTCGGCGGCCCGGCGATCAGATACGCCAGCGCGTACGCGGGAACCACCAGCAGGGCCTGCAGCATCTTGGTGAGGAAGCCGAAGCCGACCAGGACGCCCGCCAGCACCAGCCACCGGGTCGCGCCCCGCTCGATCGCCCGCACGGTCGCGTACGCCCCGGCCACCATCAGCAGCACGAGCAGCGCGTCGGGATTGTTGAACCGGAACATCAGCACGGCCACCGGTGTCAGCGCGGCCACCGCCCCGGCGATCAGGCCCGCCGCCGCGCCGAACCAGCGCCGCACGGTGGCGAACAGCAGGCCCACCGTGGCGACACCCATCAGCGCCTGCGGGACGAGCAGGCTCCACGCGTTCAGGCCGAACAGGCGCACCGACAGCGCCATCACCCAGAGCGACGCGGGCGTCTTGTCGACCGTGATCGAGTTCGCCGCGTCGGACGAGCCGTAGAAGAACGCCTTCCAGCTGACCGAGCCCGCCTGGACGGCGGCGGAGTAGAACGCGTTCGCCCAGCCCGACGCGCCAAGTCCCCACAGGTAGAGCACCGCGGTGACGGCGAGCAGGGCGAGCAGGGCGGGCCGGGCCCAGGCCGGGTCGGTGGCGGGGCCGCGCAGGAACGCCGACCACCGGGAGCGGTGACGGTCCGTCGGGGGCGGCGGCGCGGACTCCACCGGCGCCGCCATCGGCGGTACGGGCAACGTCGAGGTCATCGGGAATCCTTCGGGACGGTGTCGGATGCGTACCCGATGACTCTCGGGCCGTGCCCTGTCCCGCCCTTGTGGCCTCTCTATGCGCCCGCTGTGAGTCCTGCCGGCCCGCTTGTCGGGCGCGGCCCCCGGGCCTCGGCGAGCCGCGACCGCATCCACGGGTAGGGATCGGTGACGGGCCGCCGCCGCCGGCGGCACTCCGCGCGCAGGTCACGCAGCGGCTCCCCGGCCGTGTAGTACCGGCCCCGGGTCTCACCCTGTGCGTGCAGGAGCCCCAGCTCGGCCAGCCGGCCGAGGTCATCATCGGATGTTGAAGAGTTCGGGTCAGCACCTGACCCGAACTCCTCAAGATCTGTGAGGCTCACACCGTGAGTCCCTCCCGGAGCGTCCTCGGCCGCCATACTCCTCGATGCTGTTGGATTCGCGTAGGAGGCGCTCGAGATCGCCCGACGGACCGGATCGGGCGTCGTTGGACGGCGGCTGCAAGCGCTGGCCAGTGCCGGGAACACCCGCAGACTGAGCAGGGAACAGCGAGGCCGTTTCGTGGCCATTTGTTGGATCGCGCAGATATACAAGCACTTCCCTGACCCCAAGCCGGCTTACGTGGCGGACTGGAGCGAGCTGCCTCCGTGGCAGCAGGAGACCGACGCCGACATCTTCGAACGGATCGAGCAGTCGGCATCGACGCCCGGCTGATCAGGAGCCGCCCGCCGTGGCGATCATGGGGTGCCGTTCCGCGCCGGTGGCTGCGGCAGCGACCCATGATCACCGTGGCGGGGGAGGCAGGTCAGACCGTGCGGCGCTTGGCGGCGGCCTGGGCGAGGCGCTCCAGGACGGCGACGGTGGGGTCCCAGCCCATGCAGGCGTCCGTGACCGATTGGCCGTACGTCAGGTCGCCGCCCAGGTCCTGACGGCCGGGGACGAGGAAGCTCTCCAGCATCACCCCGGCGATGCCGTGCTGCCCCGCCTCCATCTGGGCGGCCACGTCGTCGGCGACCAGTGGCTGGCGCAGGTGGTCCTTGCTGCTGTTGCCGTGCGAGCAGTCGATGACCAGCCGCTCCGGCAGCCCGGCCTTGGCCAGCAACTTCAACGCGGCGGCCACGTCGGCGGCGCCGTAGTTGGGCTTGCCGCCGCCACCGCGCAACACCAGGTGGCAGTCCGGGTTGCCCCGGGTGTGCAGGATCGCCGGGGTGCCCGAGTAGTCGATGCCGGGGAAGACGTGCGACACGGCCGCCGCGTTGATCGCGTCGATGGCGGTGGAGATGCTGCCGTCGGGGCGGTTCTTCATGCCGATCGGCATGGACAGGCCCGAGGCGAGCTGCCGGTGCACCTGCGACTCCACCGTACGGGCGCCGATCGCGCCCCAGGCCACCGTGTCCGCGATGTACTGCGGGGTGATCGGGTCGAGGAACTCCACCGCCACGGGCAGCCCGTGCCGGACCACCTCCAGCAGCAGTGACCGGGCGACCCGCAGGCCGGTGCCGACGTCGCCGGTGCCGTCCAGCGCCGGGTCGTTGATCAGGCCCTTCCAGCCGACCGTGGAGCGGGGCTTCTCGAAGTACACCCGCATGACGATCAGCAGGTCGTCGGCGAGGCGGGTGGCCTGCTCGCGCAGGCGGTCCGCGTACTCGCGGGCGGCGTTCGGGTCGTGCACCGAGCAGGGGCCGACCACGACCAGCAGGCGCTGGTCCCGGCCCTCGACGATCGCCTCGACCTGGCGGCGGCTGTCCAGCACGGTGTCGTGCAGCTCGGCGACCAACGGCAGCTCGTGGTGCAGCAGCGCCGGGCTCATCAGCGGCACGACCTTCTCGATGCGCTGGTCCCGGACCCGCTGCACCTCGGGGATGGTCACGACAGTCTTCCTTCCGCCGGGCGCTCGTGGGGCCGGCGCCCCGAGCGCGAGCCGGCATGCTCGTCACAAACGAAAAGGCAGCGACGTGGTCGCTGCCTCGGCCGGCTCTGGCGGGTGTCTCAGGTCATGGGGTCATGGCCGAGGCACCGGCGGGAGCCGGCCTCGTAAACCACGAATACCAACGCGACACGTCGCACAGCATAGCCGCTGCCCGCCGTCACCGGGGGGTGTGGCCGGTCACGTGGGGTCCGGGCAGTCCGCCGCGCCGGTGGTGGGCAGCCGGACCGTGAACTCGGTGCGGCCGGGCTCGCTGCGCACCGACACCGTGCCGCCGTGCGCGGTCACCACCGCGTACACGATCGACAGGCCCAGGCCGGTGCTGCCCGCCGCCCGCGAACGGGAGCTGTCCCCCCGGGCGAAGCGCTCGAAGATGTGCGGCTGCAGCTCGGCCGGGATGCCCGGGCCGCTGTCGGTCACCCGCAGCACGGCCGCGTCGGGGGTCGCGCTCACCGCGACGGTCACGGTGGTGCCCTCGGGGGTGTGCGTACGGGCGTTGGCCAGCAGATTGGCCAGCACCTGGTGTAGCCGGGCGGAGTCGCCGAGCACCGTGACCGGTTCGTCGGGCACCTCCAGCCGCCAGTCGTGGCGGGGCCCGGCGGCGTGGGCGTCGCTGACCGCGTCCACCACCAGGGCGGTGACGTCCACCGGGTCGTGGGCCAGGGGACGGCCCGCGTCGAGGCGGGCCAGCAGCAGCAGATCCTCGACCAGCGTGGTCATCCGCTGCGCCTCGGATTCGACCCGGCGCAGGACGTGACCCACCTCCTCCGGTACGGGTTCCCCGCTGCGGCGGCTCAGCTCCGCGTACCCCCGGATCGCGGCCAGGGGGGTGCGCAGCTCGTGGCTGGCGTCCGCGACGAACTGGCGTACCTGCATCTCGCTGGCGTGCCGGGCCGCCAGGGCGTTGCCGACGTGATCCAGCATCCGGTTCAGTGCGGCGCCGACCCGGCCCACCTCGGTACGCGGGTCGGTGTCGCCCTCGGGAACGCGCTGGGCCAGTTCCACCTCGCCCCGGTCCAGCCGCTGCTCGGAGACCCGGGTGGCGGTGGCCGCCATCCGCTCCAGCGGGCGCAGGTTGCGCCGCACGATGATGGCGCCGGCCCACCCGGCGGCCAGCAGCGCCGCGAGCACCGCCACGGCCGTGACGGCGGCGACCGTGAGCAGCGTCTCCTGGGTGTCGGCCAGGGGCAGCCCGGTGACGATCGCCCCGCCCGGGGTCGGCACGGACACGACCCGGTACGCGCCGAGGCCGTCCAGGTGGACCGAGGTCGGGGTCGCGTCCGCGGGGACCTGGGCGAGGGCGGCCTGCGCCGGCGACGGCAGTGGCGCGTACTCGCCGAACAGCGGGGACCCGCTGACGCCGGTGCTGAACGGCGGGTACTCCACGCGGCCGCCCCCGGCGACCGTGTAGCCGCCGGACCCGGGCGTGGGGCCCGGGGCGGGGGCGGCGAGCACGAGGACGATCGAGCCGGGTGGCGCGCCCGGAGGCGGCAGAGTGGACCAGCGCTCGACGGGGTCCACGGCGCCGTCGCGGACGGGCGGCCCGCCGAGCGCGCGTTGCGCCGCCTCGTGGAGCTGGGCGTCGACCTGGTCGTACAGGATCTTGTGCAGGAAGACCTGCGCGGTGGCGCCGACCACGAGGCCGAGCACCGTCAGCAGGCCGATCATGACGGCGACCAGCCGGGCCCGCAGGGACCAGCCGGGCGGGTAGCGCCAGCGCGCCGCCGTCACCTCAGGCGGCGGGCTTGAGGACATAGCCCGCTCCACGCATGGTGTGGATCATCGGGTCGCGGCCCGCGTCGATCTTCTTGCGCAGGTAGGAGATGTACAGCTCGACGACGTTGGCCTGGCCCCCGAAGTCGTAGTTCCAGACCCGGTCCAGGATCTGGCTCTTGCTGAGCACCCGGCGCGGGTTGCGCATCAGGTAGCGGAGCAGCTCGAACTCCGTGGCCGTGAGGTTGACCAGGTCGCCGCCGCGGCGTACCTCGTGGCTGTCCTCGTCCAGGGTGAGGTCGCCGACGACCAGCTGCGAGTCGGCGCGCAGTGCGGCGCGGCCGCTGCGCCGCATCAGCGCGCGCAGCCGCGCCACGACCTCCTCCAGGCTGAACGGCTTGGTGACGTAGTCGTCGCCGCCCGCGGTGAGCCCGGTGATCCGGTCCTCGACGGCGTCCTTGGCGGTCAGGAACAGCACCGGCACGTCGGGGGACTCCCCGCGCAGCCGGCGCAGCACCTCCAGGCCGTCGATGTCGGGGAGCATGATGTCCAGGACGACGGCATCCGGGCGGAAGTCGCGCGCGGTGCGCACCGCGGTCGTGCCGTCCCCCGCGCTGCGCACCTCCCAGCCCTCATAGCGCAGGGCCATCGAGAGCAACTCGGCCAGCGTGGGCTCGTCGTCGACCACCATGACCCGGACCGGGCCACCGTCGGCGCGGCGCAGCTCGGTTCCGGCGTTCGCCATCGTCATGCCCCCACTGTCGGCGGCGCCGCTGTGCGCGGTCTTTCGGGTCCCTGTGTAGCACCTGTGGGTTGCCGGTCCCGGGCGCCGCACGGGCCGGAACACTCGCCGTACGCCCGATGTTGTGCCAGCGTTGAAACTTCGGCGACGCGAACGTGGGGAGCATCGGCGTGGACCTTCTCGACGAGTACCGCAGAGCGACCTTCGCCTTCGAGTCCGGCGACCCGGCCGGGGCCGCCCGCCTGCTCGAACCGATCCTGGCGGCGGAGCCGCACAACGCGGCCGTACGCCAGCTGCTGGCCCGCGCGTACTTCAACTCGGCGCAGCTGGCCGGGGCGGAGGCGCAGTTACGGGTCCTGATCGAGCGTGATCCGTCCGACCATTACGCGCACCACGTGCTCGGCCGCACCCTGGAACGGGCGGGCCGGTTCTCCGAGGCGCTGCCGCACCTGCGGCTGGCTGCCGCGATGAAGCAGCACGACGACTACGCCGAGGCGCTGCGCCGGGTGCAGATGTGGGTGGGCAAGCACGGCGGCCGCGCCGCTGGTGCCGCGTAGGCCGCCGGGCAACGCAGGCACGTGCGCATAGGATCGGAACGTGAAGCTGAAGCTGGACCTGCACGACATCTTCAACAAGGGGACCGAGATCGACCGCGCCCTGCGCGGCATCATCGACGAGGCCATCCAGAAGAAGGCGACGCTGGTCGAGATCATCCCCGGTAAGGGGTCCGGCCAGCTGAAGAAGAAGGTGCTGCGGTTCCTCGACCAGAAGGAGATCAAGCAGCTCTACCACCGGGTCGAGAAGGACGGCGACAACTGGGGCCGCCTGTTCGTGCACTTCCGCTTCGACTCCCCGGGCGGGCGCGGCCGCCGCGGCCGCTGACCCGTCACACCGTCACCGTACGGGCCACCGCCACCAGCTCCGAGGTGTGTGAGCCGACGACACCCACGTCGCCGGGGCGGGGGTGGAACCCCGGCAGGCCGGTCAGCCCGTCCGAGCCGTCCATCACCCGCAGCGTCACCGGGCCGGTCGCCCGTACGGTCAGGGTGGCCTCGATGCCCGTGCGCGGGGGCGCATGGAAGACCAGCCCGAATCCCCACCGGCCCTCGGCGGGATGATCCACCGGCAGGGCCCGGCCGGCGATGGTGGCGGCGGTGACCTCCGTCGCGGAGCCCACGTGCAGGGTGACCAGCCGGACCGGGCGCTGCGGCACGAGACGCACCCGCAAGGTACGGGTGTCACCCGCCCGGGTGTCGGACATCACGGTCAGCCGGGGGGCGGGCAGGTCCGCGGCGGGCGCGGGGCCGCTGAGCAGCCGCACCGAGCCGAGGCCGGGCAGGTTGTCGGCCACGGTCGCCGGGTCACCGGAGACGTGCCGCCCCGTCCAGCCGCGCGGGGCGGACTCTCGGCTGAGCCAGCGGGCCTGGCCGGTGTCGGCGTCCAGCGCGTACATGAGGTGGGTCGGTGCCGGGTGCGCGGCGTCGAACCGGTCGACCGCCAGCCCGGCCGCCGCACACGCCAGGGTGGCGACGGCCGCCACCAGCGCGGGCAGCGCGGCACGGCGCCGGAAGATACCGGCGACCCGCTCCCGGGCTGTGCCGCGTGGGGTCGCCTCGGCCGGGGGCGGGACGGGTGGGTGCAGCAGGTCGAGGATGGGCAGGAGGGCGAGGCCGAGCAGTGCCGCCATGAACGCCGCCACCCCCGAGGTGACCAGGCCCAGCGCGGGGAACAGCAATATCACCGCCGGCAGCAGCACCACCACGGCGACGGCGGCACCCGCGACCAGCGCCGCCACCGCGGCCCAGGCGGGCCGCAGCAGGATCGCGGCGAGCCCGGCGACGGCACCGGCCAGGGCGGGCAGCGCGGTCAGGTACGCCCCGCCCGGCGCCACCGCGGCCAGCACCAGTCCCAGCGCCGCCAGCCAGCCGAAACCGCCCACGGCCAGGGCGGCCGGGCCGACCCGGCGGCGCAGGGACGCGTACCAGGCGAGGGTGACGGTGGCGGTCAGCGCGAGCACCGCCAGGCGAAACCACAGTGGCCGGTACGGGTCGATGGGCAGCGCGGCGTACCCGGGGCGGATCAGGGTCAGGGCCGACCAGAACAGCTGGGCCAGCACCGGGGCGAGCAGCAGCGGCAGCGGCGCGAGGGCGGCACCGGCCGCCAGGGCGCGGCCCGAGGCGAGGCCGCGACGGCCGACCAGCCACCCGAGGGCCCCGGGGGCCAGCGCAGCCAGCACCGCCAGCGGCCTGGTCAGCCAGCCGGGATAGGTGACCAGGGCGCCGAACGCGGGAAAGTACGTGGCGTCCCCGCCCGCGCGCAGCCCGCCGAGGTCCCGGTCACCCAGGTCGCGGGCCAGGGCGAGCGCGTTGTCGCCGTGCTGTTGCAGGCTCGCGGTGTCCACCGTCGCCGGGACGTCCGTCGGCGCGTGATAGACCGCCGCACCGTCGATGTACGCGCTGTTCAGCCCGGCGAAGCCCGCCTCCCGGAATGCCGTGAAGTCGGTGTCGTTGGGCAGCAGCCGGTAGATCTCCACCGCGAACGACGTACCGACCGGGTGCGGGGCCCGCGCGTACGCGGCGACCAGGCGGGCGTTGTCCGCCGAGGTCTCGAACATGATCACCGGACCGGTGCTGCCCCGCGCCTCCAGGTTCAGCGCCACTCCGCCGCCACGGGCCAGCGGATGCTGGTCGACGAACGCCCGCGCGCCGCACAGGCACGCCTCCTCGGCGTCCGTCAGTACCAGCACCACGTCGTTGCGCGGGCGGGGACCCGCGAGCAGCGCCCGGGCGGTCTCCAGCACGGTGGCCACCCCGGCGGCGTCGTCGTTGCCGCCCGGCCCGGTCTGGATGGAGTCGTAGTGCGCGACCAGGTAGATCCGGCCGGTCGGCGCGGTGCCGGGCAGCAGCGTCACCACGTTGCGGACCCGGGCCACCCCCACGCCGCCCGCGTCGGCCTCCGGCTCACCACCCTGCACGCTCACCGCGTCCTGCACCTGCGGGGCGAGGCCGAGCCCGCGCAGCGTGTCCACCAATCGGGTAAGGACGCGGTCGTTCGCGGCGCTGCCGGCCACGTGCGGCTCGACCGCGATCGCCCGGACGAGGCCGGACGCGCGCCCCGCGCTGAACGCCCCGGGGTCGGCGTCCGCCGGGCGTGGGCCGGGCGGGCGCAGCCCCAGGACCACGGCCGCGCCGACCGCGACCAGCGCGGCCGCCGCCGCGAACCCGGCCAGTACCCGGTGACCTGGGTGTACCAGCGAGCGTTCGGGAGGCAGTCGCATGACAACCATCTAATCGAACATGAGTGGCGACGGGTACCCGATGGATCTCCCGGGCGCGTGACATAGCGTGGACGCGTGACCGAGCCACTCGACCCCACCGCCGTGCTCGCGGATTTCATCGACCGGGTGGCCCACTTCGACCCCGCTCCGGACGCCGCACCGGTCGCCGTGCTGGGCGTGCGTACCGCGCTGGGTGAGGGCACCTTCGCCGTGGGTGATCATGTGGTGCGGGCGATGTGCCGGGCGCTGGCCTCGTACCGGGACCCCGCCGACCACGGCACCTGCAGCCAGTGCGGCAGCCGCCGCCTCGACGAGAATTTGCACTGCCGTGAATGTGGACAACTGCACGGAATTCTGGGCGAGGTGATCGCCCGGCACGCGCTCCGGGTCGCCCAGGAAGCCACCGTCGCCGACCCCACGGCCACGGACCCCGGGAAAGCCGCGGCCATGGACGCCCAGACCGTGGACGCCAGCACCGTGGACGCCAGCACCGTGGGCGAACCGAGACCGTGACGGCCGCCCGCCCTGTGCCCGCTGGTGCGGCCGCTCGTTCCCCGGAGCGGCTGCGCGTCCTGCTCGTCGAGGACGACGAAGGCGACGCGTACCTGGTGCGTGAGCTGCTCAGCGAGGCCGACTCCGCGTTCGACCTGCAGGTGGCGACCACCCTGGGCCAGGCGCGGGATCTGATGGCGGGTATCCACTGCGTGCTGCTGGACCTCGGGCTGCCGGACGCCGAGGGCATCGACGGGCTGCGCAAGCTGCTGGCGGTCGCGGGCCACGCGGCCGTCTGCGTCCTGACCGGTCGCAGCGACGAGCACCTGGGGGTCGCCGCGGTCGCCGAAGGCGCCCAGGACTACCTGGTGAAGGGCCAGGTGGACGGCGTCCTGCTGAGCCGGGCGCTGCGGTACGCGGTCGAGCGCAAGCGCGCCGACGAGAACACCCGGCGGTTGCGCGAGGCGGAACTGCGCCAGGCCGAGTCGGCCCGGCTGGAACGGGGTCTGCTGCCGCAGCCGCTGATGGACACCACCGAGGTCGCGGTGCACACGTTCTACCGCTCCGGGCGGGCGCTGGGCCTGCTCGGCGGCGACTTCTTCGACGTCGTCCAGGTGGGCGAGGACCGGCTGCACGT
Protein-coding regions in this window:
- a CDS encoding ArnT family glycosyltransferase, whose translation is MTSTLPVPPMAAPVESAPPPPTDRHRSRWSAFLRGPATDPAWARPALLALLAVTAVLYLWGLGASGWANAFYSAAVQAGSVSWKAFFYGSSDAANSITVDKTPASLWVMALSVRLFGLNAWSLLVPQALMGVATVGLLFATVRRWFGAAAGLIAGAVAALTPVAVLMFRFNNPDALLVLLMVAGAYATVRAIERGATRWLVLAGVLVGFGFLTKMLQALLVVPAYALAYLIAGPPKLGKRIWQLLLAGLAVVVSAGWYIAIVELVPASMRPYIGGSQNNSLLELTLGYNGLGRLSGNETGSVGGGGRPGGGGWGQTGLLRMFDAEQGGQISWLLPAALIVLVAGLVLTARAGRTDRRRAGLILWGGWLLGTGLVFSLMQGIFHAYYTVALAPAVGAVVGMGSVLLWRVRRHWLAALTLSAAIAVTTWWSYVLLGRSADFLPWLRPVVLVGGLAAAVLVLGASLRLGPRAAALSAGLALAAVLAGPAAYAVQTAGQAHTGSIPSAGPAVAGGGFGGPGGDGRRAGRTFPGGTAPGGTAPGGTAPGSTAPGSTAPGSTAPGSTAPGGNASGATGGFPGFPGGPGGFPGGPGGFPGGMPNGTGSTPGATGQQGGNTGGFPGGGMRGGGLLDAATVSAEMKALLEADADSYTWVAAAVGSQSASGYQLATGKPVMPVGGFNGSDPSPTLAQFQQYVREGKIHYFIGGGGFGGLGFAAPPGTAPPGTTTGGTTTGSTTTGSQGGAPAGMPGAGPGGGQNGGSRASFQIAEWVAANFTARTVGNTTVYDLTAPTTTR
- a CDS encoding tetratricopeptide repeat protein → MDLLDEYRRATFAFESGDPAGAARLLEPILAAEPHNAAVRQLLARAYFNSAQLAGAEAQLRVLIERDPSDHYAHHVLGRTLERAGRFSEALPHLRLAAAMKQHDDYAEALRRVQMWVGKHGGRAAGAA
- a CDS encoding response regulator transcription factor, whose amino-acid sequence is MTMANAGTELRRADGGPVRVMVVDDEPTLAELLSMALRYEGWEVRSAGDGTTAVRTARDFRPDAVVLDIMLPDIDGLEVLRRLRGESPDVPVLFLTAKDAVEDRITGLTAGGDDYVTKPFSLEEVVARLRALMRRSGRAALRADSQLVVGDLTLDEDSHEVRRGGDLVNLTATEFELLRYLMRNPRRVLSKSQILDRVWNYDFGGQANVVELYISYLRKKIDAGRDPMIHTMRGAGYVLKPAA
- a CDS encoding sensor histidine kinase, translated to MSSSPPPEVTAARWRYPPGWSLRARLVAVMIGLLTVLGLVVGATAQVFLHKILYDQVDAQLHEAAQRALGGPPVRDGAVDPVERWSTLPPPGAPPGSIVLVLAAPAPGPTPGSGGYTVAGGGRVEYPPFSTGVSGSPLFGEYAPLPSPAQAALAQVPADATPTSVHLDGLGAYRVVSVPTPGGAIVTGLPLADTQETLLTVAAVTAVAVLAALLAAGWAGAIIVRRNLRPLERMAATATRVSEQRLDRGEVELAQRVPEGDTDPRTEVGRVGAALNRMLDHVGNALAARHASEMQVRQFVADASHELRTPLAAIRGYAELSRRSGEPVPEEVGHVLRRVESEAQRMTTLVEDLLLLARLDAGRPLAHDPVDVTALVVDAVSDAHAAGPRHDWRLEVPDEPVTVLGDSARLHQVLANLLANARTHTPEGTTVTVAVSATPDAAVLRVTDSGPGIPAELQPHIFERFARGDSSRSRAAGSTGLGLSIVYAVVTAHGGTVSVRSEPGRTEFTVRLPTTGAADCPDPT
- a CDS encoding Smr/MutS family protein gives rise to the protein MKLKLDLHDIFNKGTEIDRALRGIIDEAIQKKATLVEIIPGKGSGQLKKKVLRFLDQKEIKQLYHRVEKDGDNWGRLFVHFRFDSPGGRGRRGR
- a CDS encoding bifunctional glycosyltransferase family 2/GtrA family protein, yielding MSLSTLPSAAATSTPLTTPVLDVVVPVYNEEIDLEPCVRRLHAHLADQFPYRFRITIADNASTDTTAEVAARLAAELPDIVAVRLAEKGRGRALKHVWTRSDAAVLAYMDVDLSTDLAALLPLVAPLISGHSDLAIGSRLSRGSRVVRGAKREFISRGYNLLLRGTLAARFSDAQCGFKAIRADVAERLLPLVEDTGWFFDTEMLVLAERSGLRIHEVPVDWVDDPDSRVDIVATAIADLTGIVRLGRGLASGRLPVATLREQLGRNPLPVAGVPAGLAGQLLRFAAVGVASTCAYLVLYALLRVGVGPQAANLVALLVTAVANTAANRRLTFGVRGTRRAWRHQAQGLLVFAVGLGLTSGALAVLDSVTGGASRAVEVAVLVVANLVATAVRFLLMRSWVFRARG
- a CDS encoding 3-deoxy-7-phosphoheptulonate synthase — protein: MTIPEVQRVRDQRIEKVVPLMSPALLHHELPLVAELHDTVLDSRRQVEAIVEGRDQRLLVVVGPCSVHDPNAAREYADRLREQATRLADDLLIVMRVYFEKPRSTVGWKGLINDPALDGTGDVGTGLRVARSLLLEVVRHGLPVAVEFLDPITPQYIADTVAWGAIGARTVESQVHRQLASGLSMPIGMKNRPDGSISTAIDAINAAAVSHVFPGIDYSGTPAILHTRGNPDCHLVLRGGGGKPNYGAADVAAALKLLAKAGLPERLVIDCSHGNSSKDHLRQPLVADDVAAQMEAGQHGIAGVMLESFLVPGRQDLGGDLTYGQSVTDACMGWDPTVAVLERLAQAAAKRRTV